The window AGGCGGAGGTGGGGAATAATACAGAGGAAAAACTCCTTTTTAATCATCAATTTTTCTGCATTAGAATGTGACATGCTAATCCACTGTGAAGCGTCTAATCTGGGGGATAAAGGGCCGGATAACACAAGCTGCGCCCGGCTTGGCTGGCGGAGCGAGCCGAGGCAAGGTGGCAGCATCTGATAAGGGGTGCAGGATTAGTCCCGGCGCAGATCCCGCCTGCCCGGGCAATCCCACCTTGCttggctgcctctgctctgtctCTGGCCGAGGTCAGGGAGGGatctgcagccctggagccgTCCCAGAGCGGCTCATCCCGCCCGGAGCAGCGGTGGCAGCGCTGCCGGTGCCTCCACCACCATCTTGGCAGCTCCGGGAGCTGCAAAGCACATCCCTGGGCCAAGACACGTGGAAAACctcatttttctgcctttggaTTCACACACCCGGGTGCGTGGTGGGAGCAGGACAACCCAGCCGTGGGGTCTCCGTCTGCCCCAAATGTCCACCCCCACGCGCTGCTTTGGCTGCCTCATCCCACCCCTCATCCCATCCCTTCCTCGCAGCCAGCTCCGACCTGCGGGCACCCCCAGGGATGAcgtgggcagctcagccccggCTCAGCCAGTCCTTGGCAGGGACGGGCAGTGCCCGTCACAAAACCGAGCGGGTCCAGCTCCCGGGGCGTTTTCGGCGACAGCCTCCCCGGGGCTCGGAGACCTGGGATAACAGAGCTTGCAATGTTGTTTTCTCCTCGCCTCCTCGGGGATTGGTTTATCTCTATGAATAACTCCATCCCGGCTTTGATCTCCTCTGCCATTAAAGCGTGACAGGCTGTGAAATGTGCTGTTGCTGCCGTCAAATCCCGCTCCCGCTTCCCCCCCCGCCGCCTCCGTGCTCCCCCGCTCCGGGAAACCTCCTTTCCCAGGCCCGTGAGGAGCCGCAGAGCCGCGAGCGGGGCCGAACCGCCCCGGGACAGTGGCCAAACACGGTGCTGGAGGCAGGAAAAACCCATCTCGTcctcccatcccacagctctcACTGGGGCGGGGAGGAGGGCACGGAGCATCCCCGGTCCCAGCGCCGGCTCGGGTGTGGCGGCATCACCCCAGCACCCGCCACGGGGGCTGATGTCACGGCTAATTATAGCATCCCCCGTCCCTCGCCCCCGCCAAAGATTTACCTGAGAAAGGGTAAAAATAACTCCCGGCGAGGGAGGAGCTGGAACGAGCCCAAGGACTCCTCCAGCATCTCCAAAACTTGCACAAACCAGGACGGCACCCCCCTGCCTGCAACACACGGCCGCACTTTGTCCCCAATCTGGGGGTCAGGACGCGCTCCCCTTGGCTGGTGCCGCCGTGCCCCAGGCTGCGGCCGTCCCCGGTCACCTTCACCCGGCTCGGGTGTCGGCGCTGGGACAGGTGGCGGTAACCGGAGccgggccctgctgctgggctccagccccGGCGCACCCCGCGAGCTGCTTAAGCCGAGCGAAGCAGGTTAATGGCCCCAGTCGATGATGGAATGTTTTCATTACAgcatctttctctctctctctccccctgctGCAATCGCTCCCAAGAAGACACATTAAACCTCCCCGCGCCGAGGGAGCGGATCCGCCCCTCGCTCGCACCACCAGGGACAGCCCGCTGGCCCCGGGCAGCACGGCTCACCTGTCCGAGCCCTGAGGGGCTAAACACCCCCCTCAATCTGCAATTCCTTCATTCtgcttcccttctcctctcGCCCCAACAGCCATGGCACAGGAacccagtgccagagctgggagcagcagaaatcccagcCCAACCCTGGACAGCTCCTACCTGTCCCGAGAATCCTCCGTGCCAGCCTGTGTGGGATCAGCCCAGTGTgttcccagcctgctcccacagggctggagcagcccagctcttccaaacccctgccaggagcagccctgatGCTGTTACAGCCcttccctgtggctgcagctcatcCCCACCACAGACACAGGGCACCTGTGACCTGGCCCCCGTGTCCTGGTGGCTCCCAGCCACCCAATTCACCTTCCTGACTCTCTTTTCTAGGCAGAGTTTTCATCTCACATTCTCTGGGATGCTCCCAAAAGGTTTAACCTTGATCTTGGCCTGATGAAATTTCATCCCGTGGCTCTGGCGCTCATCCCCAAGGTCATCCATTCTTTCTCCCAGGTCCCCAAGTAGCATCTGCCAGTGTCCCTCTTACACAAGGGCCCTATTGAAGGGAATATTGAGCTTGGGAAGCCCCAGGATGGGACACCCCAGTGTCACATCATGGATCActgcccctggcagggatcCCCAGTGCCTGTTCCACCAGCATCACCTGCCCAGGAATCTCTGATAACTGTGCTGGTGTCAGATCAGATTTTTACTGAGTTCCTGACTGATTTGTTCTCCCAGTTTGTGGTGTCCATGTGTGCCAGGATGTGCTCAGGGGCCAGGAACCCCGCAGGGTGCACAGGGAAGGAGTCACAGCAGCTGAACTGAGGGCTTGGAGTGAGCTTCTCCACCCAGGCACCAGCCCAAAGCTCCCATCCAGCCCCTGCACATCCAAGTGCTGCCGGATTTAGATTCTCCCCTGGTGCCGGGACGGGGCTGGAGATTGCTCTGTGGTCTCTGGATGCTTTTATGaagtgctgagtacaggaaaACAGCAAACCACGAGAAggggctgcgctgctgcagggaggagacACCCATGCTCCcggcagctccatcccagcatcctgcaccagagctgctccctgggaccCTCAGCCCAGCTGGTTCAGCAGCACATGGCCTGGAGCCATTCCTTGAAGGAAGAGGggcctccctgtgccccactgGAATCCAAAACATGAGGTGACGTGCCCAGCACTGActgggctctgcagaaggaCTCGTTGCCTGGAAAGCACCCAAATCCTGCCAAGaccagccctgctcagaggAGGACAGACCTCACACCACTGGGAATGTTGGATTTGCCGGATTCTCACGTGCACGCGCCAGTGCCCTGCGGCACAGGGGGAagagcctgcagggatgggcactgccagggcaggaggagcatcGTAGGAGCCTGAGAACAGCACAGCATCCTTCCCCCCACCTGGACCACCAGTGAACCAGCACAGTGTCACGGGCATTTTGGGAAAACCTCTGGCTCCAGCTGGCCTGGGGATGAGCGCAGAGAGCCTGGCATACGGCGGCTCTGGAGGCGGCCGGGGacccagcagggagggctgggcctggctggagcagccgctcgggctgccagggctggagcacgcCAGGATGGAGGGCACGGCGTGGGGACACAGCACTGGGTACCTGCACACACTGCgtgcccccagcctggcagcccctcggccccCAGGCAGCCCCGGGAGCTCCCGCGGCGCCTCTGGAGGCGGTGATGTCTctgctctgtcctggcagccGGAGCCGGCCGGTCCCAGGGGGCCCGGGGAGCCCGCGGAACCgcccctcgctcctcctcccctcctgctcctgatATACCCTCCTGGCTCCGagcatccctctgctcctctccctcacTCCCGCTCGTCTCactccttctcccttctccGTTTCTCCTCGCTGAACAACTtgccccttcctccttccctgctctcccccgCCCCTCTCTACTGAGGAGCTGACTGAAGacccccaggctggggcagggcacgGGCCAAGACCCCCGTACCAGAGCCAGGACCTCCACACTACAACTGGGACCCCCAGGCTGGGCAATGCCTCTCCAGATATTCTGCACCATCTCCTTCTCCAGTGAGGAAGCGCCAGAAGATGCTGCAGCCACTGAGAAGGAAGAAGATGAAGCAGATGAGTTCCTGTatgggcaggaggaggatgaagaggacGAGGAGGACGCAGGGGCAACCACAGACTTCGTGGCctttgccagcagctgcacccTGCACGGGCTGAGCCATATCTTCGTGGAAGGCAGCCTGGGCGCCCGGCAGGCGCTGTGGGCGCTggccttcctcctctccctctccatcTTCCTCTACCAGGTGGCTGACCGCATCGCCTACTACCTGGAGTACCACCACGTCACGCTGCTCAGCGAGGAGGACAGCCCCGAGATGACCTTCCCCGCCGTCACCTTCTGCAACATCAACCGTGTGCGGCTCTCGCAGCTCAGCCACGAGGACCTGCTCTACCTGGCCCCTCTGGTGGACTACGagcctgggatggagctgggcttcaccccggccccgccgggacCCTGGGAGGAGGACGAGCCCCTAAATTTGTACGGGTTTTTTAACCGCACTTGCCACCAGCTGGAGGAcatgctgctgagctgcagctacCGCGGCCAGCGCTGCGGCCCCGGGGACTTTGCGCCGGTGAGTAGCCCCAGGGTGGCCCGGCACGGGGAGCAGCTCCGGAGCTGCTCGGTGTCGGATCAGGCAGGGCAGGTGATGGTGCCCTTGCAGCTTGCTCAGGGACTGGCTGATATTTCAGCTCcatctgccagagctggggacgGCCCCgctgtggagctgctctggtgGGACATGGAGCGTATCTCCGGGGCTGTGCTTGTTGAGGAGGTGCCTGGCACCTCCATCCTGGTGCCATCAGGGCTTGTGGGGCACCATGTGGTGTGAGCCCACTGCCCTCACATGCCCCttgcccaggctggcagcagctccgtggTTTTGGGGCCGTGCCGGCTGCCGGAGGCAAGAGCTGGAACAGCTGAGGAGGGATGGGGGGTCCAGGATTCTGTCCAGCCCTGTcctctgcagggatggagaagggcTTGGAGGAGGCGCTGGTGCAGGCATCAGGCTGAGTGCCACCACCTTGGGGAGCCACAGCTGCCGTGGGCTCTTTGGGGCTGTAATCTGCAGTGTCTCCTCTGAGTCCATCCCTGTGGGAACATCTCCTCCTCTACCAGGGCCAGGATGGGCAGTTCCCACACTGAGAGATCCTGTGGGTCAGGAGCCCAGGTCGGACcatgcccaggctgggatggctgattttggggctggggatgctctcctggctccgtgctgtggctgcacacagaggggcctcagcctcagccctgtgTCCTCTCCTGCAGGTCTTCACCCGCTATGGGAAGTGCTACACCTTCAATGCAGGCCAGGACGGGAAGCCTCGGCTCATCACCATGAAGGGGGGCACTGGCAACGGCCTGGAGATCATGTTGGACATCCAGCAGGACGAGTACCTGCCAGTGTGGGGGGAAACAGGTaaccccctgccccagcaggccCACTcggccaccagcagctcctggggtgctgcccagcccctactcacctccccagccccttcccacctcCCCAGACCACAGATCCACATGCCTGAGgctcccttctcttccctccttccATTTCTCATCACTTctgctcttttctctcccttttcctccttgtctttgCTCTTTGCCATGGCAACTCCCCATCGTTTAGACACGCAGCCATCACTTGTTTATAAATAGAGTCAAATACTTTCCCTGCCACGCTCCTGGGTGTGGAGCAGGGGGGTCGGGGTGGGGGGGCAAGGACATGGTGCAGCAAACAGATGGACAGATAGATGGACACATGGATGAATGACTTGGCCCAGGGGAAGCATGGGAGGCAGAAGCTGTGGTCCCTCTCCCAgcaggctcagcacagcccctcgGAGCAGGGACAGTGTTGTGCTCACCCCACTTCTCTCTGCCACAGACGAGACCTCGTTCGAAGCCGGGATCAAGGTGCAGATCCACAGCCAGGACGAGCCCCCTCTGATTGACCAGCTGGGCTTCGGGGTGGCTCCCGGCTTCCAGACCTTTgtgtcctgccaggagcagcgggTAGGAACAGGGCAGGTGTGCGATGTCCCCTCCcaccctgtgctgtgggagcagagcctcctcgctgtgtccctgtccccacgcTGGATGGAGGGGAGGCCCTGTCCTGGGGCCCAGTGCCACGAGGGTGTCTGTCCCTGAACTGCAGGGGGTTCTCTCCTCACTGCCGgcttctctcccctcccagctcatcTACCTGCCGCCTCCCTGGGGCGACTGCAAGGCCGTGGCGGGCGACTCGGAGTTCTACGACACCTACAGCATCACGGCGTGCCGCATCGACTGCGAGACCCGCTACCTGGTGGAGAACTGCAACTGCCGCATGGTGCACATGCCAGGTGAGCCCCGTGCCCGGCgcagcccggccctgccctccGCTGTGCTCCCACCTGGAACACCTGCTCTGTGTCTCCCCAGGCGATGCCCCTTACTGCACCCCGGAGCAGTACAAGGAGTGCGCGGATCCGGCCTTAGGTGAggctgcccggccccgggggTGGGACGGAGCTGCGCCCTTGGGTTTCTCCATCTCGCCatccccctctctccctgcacagATTTCCTGGTGGAGAAGGACAATGAGTACTGCATCTGTGAGATGCCCTGCAACATGACCCGCTACGGCAAAGAGCTCTCCATGGTCAAGATCCCCAGCAAGGCCTCGGCCAAGTACCTGGCCAAGAAGTACAACAAGTCAGAGCAGTACATCGGGTAAGGTGCCACAGCcgcagcagtgcagcagggtCTGGTTCCTCCATCCCAAACCTCAGCCTGATGCCACTTCTGTCCTGCACAGGGAGAACATCCTGGTGCTGGATATCTTCTTTGAAGCCCTCAACTATGAGACGATTGAGCAGAAGAAGGCGTACGAGGTGGCGGGTTTGCTGGGTGAGTCTTGGTGGCTCTGGGGAGCCCTGTGACAGCCAGAGTCCCCCAGCGAGGTGGCCTTGTGCTGGCCCTGTCACCATGGCCTGTTCCCAAGGCACCGGGAACAGCTGAGAGCACAGATGTGGAGCAGGGCACCTCAGGCACCAGTCACAGTGGTGACAAGTTCTGCccctttctctgctccctctgccaccCAGCTCTGGACTGAGGCCACCCTGGTggtttccctctcctctgcaggtGACATTGGAGGGCAGATGGGGCTGTTCATTGGGGCCAGCATCCTCACAGTGCTGGAGCTGTTTGACTACGCCTATGAGGTGAGTGTCTCCTCCATCCCAAGGCTGTGCCCGTGTGGGACATGGGGAAGGGCCACCCCTGAGCCCCACGGGGCTGACACGTGGCTCTGGCAGGTGATAAAGCACCGGCTGTGCCGGCGGGGCAAGTGCCGCAAGAACCACAAGAGGAACAACACAGACAAGGGCGTTGCGCTGAGCATGGACGACGTGAAGCGCCACGTGAgtgtggggcacagcagggtcccctctgcctgtcccctcctgcttgtcccctcctgcctgtcccctcctgcctgtcccctctgcctgtcccctctgcctgtcccctcctgcttgtcccctcctgcctgtcccctctgcctgtcccctctgcctgtcccctcctgcctgtcccctcctgcctgtcccctctgcctgtcccctcctgcctgtcccctcctgcttgtcccctcctgcctgtcccctcctgcctgtcccttctgcctgtcccctcctgcagctcaggggtgGGGAGTCACCATTTTGGGGAGCCCctgggaaaggagcagaagGCCCAGGCAGAGATGCTGTGGGGGGATGGCACTGGGTCTCTGCAAGAACCTGGATGAAAGcagcagccccaaaatcccgTTTATCCTGCAGAATCCCTGTGAAAGCATACGGGGGCACCCAGCAGGCATGACGTACGCAGCCAAC of the Molothrus aeneus isolate 106 chromosome 30, BPBGC_Maene_1.0, whole genome shotgun sequence genome contains:
- the ASIC1 gene encoding acid-sensing ion channel 1 isoform X1, with the protein product MPLQIFCTISFSSEEAPEDAAATEKEEDEADEFLYGQEEDEEDEEDAGATTDFVAFASSCTLHGLSHIFVEGSLGARQALWALAFLLSLSIFLYQVADRIAYYLEYHHVTLLSEEDSPEMTFPAVTFCNINRVRLSQLSHEDLLYLAPLVDYEPGMELGFTPAPPGPWEEDEPLNLYGFFNRTCHQLEDMLLSCSYRGQRCGPGDFAPVFTRYGKCYTFNAGQDGKPRLITMKGGTGNGLEIMLDIQQDEYLPVWGETDETSFEAGIKVQIHSQDEPPLIDQLGFGVAPGFQTFVSCQEQRLIYLPPPWGDCKAVAGDSEFYDTYSITACRIDCETRYLVENCNCRMVHMPGDAPYCTPEQYKECADPALDFLVEKDNEYCICEMPCNMTRYGKELSMVKIPSKASAKYLAKKYNKSEQYIGENILVLDIFFEALNYETIEQKKAYEVAGLLGDIGGQMGLFIGASILTVLELFDYAYEVIKHRLCRRGKCRKNHKRNNTDKGVALSMDDVKRHNPCESIRGHPAGMTYAANILPHHPARGTFEDFTC
- the ASIC1 gene encoding acid-sensing ion channel 1 isoform X2, giving the protein MMDLKVDEEEVDSGQPVSIQAFASSSTLHGLSHIFSYERLSLKRVVWALCFLGSLALLALVCTNRIQYYFLYPHVTKLDEVAATRLTFPAVTFCNLNEFRFSRVTKNDLYHAGELLALLNNRYEIPDIQTADEKQLEILQDKANFRNFKPKPFNMLEFYDRAGHDIREMLLSCFFRGEQCTPEDFKVVFTRYGKCYTFNAGQDGKPRLITMKGGTGNGLEIMLDIQQDEYLPVWGETDETSFEAGIKVQIHSQDEPPLIDQLGFGVAPGFQTFVSCQEQRLIYLPPPWGDCKAVAGDSEFYDTYSITACRIDCETRYLVENCNCRMVHMPGDAPYCTPEQYKECADPALDFLVEKDNEYCICEMPCNMTRYGKELSMVKIPSKASAKYLAKKYNKSEQYIGENILVLDIFFEALNYETIEQKKAYEVAGLLGDIGGQMGLFIGASILTVLELFDYAYEVIKHRLCRRGKCRKNHKRNNTDKGVALSMDDVKRHNPCESIRGHPAGMTYAANILPHHPARGTFEDFTC